Proteins encoded in a region of the Anopheles aquasalis chromosome 2, idAnoAquaMG_Q_19, whole genome shotgun sequence genome:
- the LOC126569133 gene encoding modifier of mdg4-like has translation MTGTQQYSLRWNDYATYITGAFDALRYEEDLVDVTLLCEGRKIRAHKVVLSACSIYFKDIFKENPAQHPVIIFKNVKHTDLMSLVEFMYQGEVSVLPDSLPSFLQTAEMLSIRGLADSSGDQQHQQHATHHHHIPSTPSSSSLSQQILQSQPQQNLAASATITSEPVYFTLPSSSTIVPQIKIEPQSSTLATLHTPGHVVNKITLKSTDVSIPIAQPQQQQQQQQQQQQQHQQQQQQQQQHQQQQQQQQQQQQQQQQQHVTKIQLKTQPTPVTVAQRTVVATQPQTQIVTEQANNQANTLQELVDSVVTVQGVKKVKRLVKAKPLPVKQTVAATGITPVVPSQSDNGLALYTGQSGNDQVTAYTDSTNNDVKIQISGYINVAEGINPSSGDSGTYTQQEGFEMVDENIPDGQETDERMGQNGFEMEIVDMDVNGMFQDETGEETTKADIIDAIISGRSKDEKKFKCKECDKAFVTWKSLAMHRHIHSGNTKCKICGAVLSRTANLKRHMKLKHEP, from the coding sequence ATGACGGGAACGCAGCAGTATTCCCTGAGGTGGAATGATTACGCTACGTACATTACGGGCGCCTTCGACGCACTGCGCTACGAGGAGGATCTGGTCGATGTAACGCTCCTTTGTGAAGGACGAAAAATCCGCGCCCACAAGGTGGTGCTGTCCGCATGCAGTATCTACTTTAAGGATATCTTCAAAGAGAACCCTGCCCAGCATCCGgtgattattttcaaaaatgttaaacacaCCGACCTTATGTCGTTGGTGGAGTTCATGTATCAGGGCGAAGTGAGTGTCCTGCCGGATTCGCTACCCTCCTTTCTGCAAACTGCCGAGATGCTGTCGATCCGCGGTCTGGCTGATTCGAGTGGTgaccagcaacatcagcagcatgcgacacaccatcaccatatTCCCAGCacaccatcctcctcctcgttgaGTCAACAAATTCTGCAATCTCAGCCCCAGCAGAATCTGGCAGCTAGTGCAACAATAACGTCCGAACCCGTGTACTTTACCTTACCGTCAAGTTCTACTATCGTACCGCAGATTAAGATAGAGCCGCAGTCTTCTACATTAGCAACCCTGCATACCCCTGGACATGTGGTGAACAAAATCACGCTTAAAAGTACAGATGTTAGCATTCCAATCgcgcaaccacaacagcagcaacaacagcagcaacaacagcaacagcagcatcagcaacaacagcaacagcaacagcagcatcagcaacagcagcaacaacaacagcaacaacagcaacaacagcagcaacagcatgtcACAAAGATTCAACTAAAGACTCAACCTACCCCGGTCACCGTTGCACAGCGCACTGTCGTTGCTACGCAGCCCCAAACCCAGATAGTAACCGAACAAGCGAACAACCAGGCGAACACGCTGCAGGAGCTAGTGGATAGCGTGGTGACGGTTCAAGGCGTGAAAAAGGTGAAGCGCCTGGTGAAAGCAAAACCGCTGCCAGTGAAACAAACTGTGGCAGCCACGGGAATCACTCCGGTGGTGCCAAGTCAATCGGACAACGGACTAGCACTGTACACCGGCCAGAGTGGGAACGACCAAGTAACGGCCTACACGGATTCCACCAACAACGATGTAAAAATTCAAATATCCGGGTACATCAACGTTGCCGAGGGAATCAATCCCAGTAGCGGCGATAGCGGTACCTACACGCAGCAGGAAGGCTTCGAAATGGTGGACGAAAATATACCGGATGGTCAggaaacggacgaacggatggGTCAGAACGGCTTCGAGATGGAAATTGTCGATATGGATGTGAACGGAATGTTCCAAGATGAAACGGGTGAAGAAACGACGAAAGCGGATATTATAGACGCAATTATCAGCGGTCGTTCGAAGGATGAGAAGAAGTTCAAATGCAAAGAATGTGACAAAGCGTTTGTTACATGGAAGTCGTTGGCCATGCATAGGCATATTCATAGCGGAAATACCAAGTGCAAAATCTGCGGTGCTGTCCTGTCGCGTACGGCCAATCTTAAGAGGCACATGAAGCTCAAACATGAACCATAG
- the LOC126569142 gene encoding DNA-directed RNA polymerases I, II, and III subunit RPABC1 — protein sequence MDDDAETYKLWRIRKTVMQLSHDRGYLVTQDELDQTLEQFKEQFGDKPSEKRPARSDLIVLVAHNDDPTDQMFVFFPEEPKIGIKTIKTYCTRMQEENIHRAIVVVQAGMTPSAKQSLVDMAPKYILEQFLESELLINITEHELVPEHVVMTPEEKQELLARYKLKENMLMRIQAGDPVARYFGLKRGQVVKIIRPSETAGRYISYRLVC from the exons atggatgatgatgcggaaaCGTACAAGCTTTGGCGAATTCGCAAGACCGTGATGCAGCTGAGCCATGACCGGGGATATCTGGTAACACAAGACGAGTTGGACCAAACGCTGGAACAGTTTAAGGAGCAGTTTGGCGACAAACCTAG CGAAAAACGACCGGCCCGGTCGGATTTGATTGTGCTGGTGGCTCACAACGACGACCCCACGGACCAGATGTTTGTATTCTTCCCGGAAGAGCCCAAGATAGGAATAAAGACGATCAAGACGTACTGCACGCGCATGCAGGAAGAGAACATCCACCGAGCCATCGTGGTCGTGCAAGCCGGTATGACACCCTCGGCCAAACAGTCGCTCGTCGATATGGCCCCGAAGTACATTCTGGAGCAGTTCCTGGAGTCGGAACTGCTGATTAACATTACCGAACACGAGCTGGTGCCGGAACACGTCGTCATGACACCGGAAGAGAAGCAGGAACTGTTGGCGCGGTACAAACtgaaggaaaacatgctgATGAGAATTCAGGCGGGTGATCCGGTCGCACGCTACTTCGGTCTGAAGCGTGGACAAGTGGTGAAAATCATTCGTCCATCGGAGACGGCAGGTCGCTACATCTCGTATCGTTTGGTGTGCTAA
- the LOC126569144 gene encoding 60S ribosomal protein L12 yields the protein MPPKFDPNEIKHVYLRCVGGEVGATSSLAPKIGPLGLSPKKIGDDIAKATGDWKGLKITVCLTIQNRQATISVVPSAASLIVKALKEPPRDRKKVKNIKHNGNITFDEVISIARVMRPRSMARELSGTCKEVLGTAHSVGCTIDGRAPHDVIEDISSGAIEVPSE from the exons ATGCCGCCAAAGTTCGATCCCAACGAGATTAAGCACG TGTACCTCCGATGCGTCGGTGGGGAAGTCGGTGCTACTTCGTCCCTTGCTCCCAAGATCGGTCCGCTGGGTTTG TCTCCCAAGAAAATTGGTGACGATATCGCCAAGGCAACCGGCGACTGGAAGGGGCTAAAGATTACCGTCTGTCTCACGATCCAGAACCGACAGGCTACGATTTCTGTTGTACCGTCGGCCGCTTCGCTTATCGTGAAAGCCCTGAAGGAACCGCCACGCGATCGCAAGAAGGTGAAAAACA TTAAACATAATGGTAACATCACCTTCGACGAAGTGATCAGCATTGCGCGCGTGATGCGACCCCGATCGATGGCCCGTGAGCTTTCGGGAACCTGTAAGGAAGTGCTGGGAACAGCGCACAGCGTTGGCTGCACCATCGATGGTCGTGCACCCCACGACGTCATTGAGGACATCTCGAGCGGAGCTATCGAAGTCCCGTCGGAGTAG
- the LOC126569143 gene encoding mpv17-like protein: MSGLSLWIKRYPVVRGMITYSCLWPTGCFIQQKLSGKKLSEIDWNKCWRFFFYGGFIVAPTLYGWIRVASIMWPRQDLKSAIAKALTEQISYTPMAMTAFYFSMSLLESKTFKESCNEVKVKLWPTYKVALCIWPLIQTFNFSVVPEKNRVPFVSMCSLLWTIFLAYMKQKEQRELMEVLDK, from the exons ATGTCTGGTCTGTCACTGTGGATAAAACGATATCCCGTTGTTCGGGGTATGATCACCTATAGTTGTCTTTGGCCCACGGGATGTTTCATTCAGCAAAAATTGTCGGGAAAGAAGTTGA GTGAAATCGACTGGAACAAATGttggcgcttcttcttctacggAGGGTTCATTGTCGCCCCGACGCTCTATGGCTGGATTCGAGTAGCGTCCATTATGTGGCCTCGGCAGGATTTGAAATCAGCAATAGCTAAG GCATTAACTGAACAGATCAGTTATACCCCTATGGCCATGACGGCGTTCTACTTTAGTATGAGCCTGCTGGAATCTAAAACCTTCAAAGAGTCGTGTAATGAGGTGAAGGTAAAACTGTGGCCTACCTATAAA GTTGCCCTGTGCATTTGGCCTCTAattcaaacattcaatttcTCCGTTGTGCCGGAGAAAAATCGAGTTCCTTTCGTCAGTATGTGCAGCCTATTGTGGACCATCTTTCTGGCTTAcatgaaacaaaaagaacaacGAGAACTCATGGAGGTACTAGATAAATAA
- the LOC126575565 gene encoding LOW QUALITY PROTEIN: uncharacterized protein LOC126575565 (The sequence of the model RefSeq protein was modified relative to this genomic sequence to represent the inferred CDS: substituted 2 bases at 2 genomic stop codons), whose product MAGPPLAGRWLAPLVARNIPVVGGSVGLLENFARLFWPETKLSNIKLAHQFWFSFPPPGAGGSSSRQADEEKQKERQKNESSDREQHHKQQKLDAANCKREAREIRQLDNELLSQRRAQERERQAQLGTDRHAAALAAATTGTTPPTLATSPPSNSSSERIARQQETFYTDLQAKGQPTIEEEKSPLVGAKTPLLEKSSFCGLTAPLIENLPSTTVTPKEEEHLIPGFVQATTQKVPPKDLTDTTNLQEFPKGRQDSTESEISTIYSQSQSDACHKMMCRAPIASLDCMEEFSGTTAQLDFGRSTSLGSNPAIQIRSNATTTPGLRYKNLGKSGLRVSNVGLGTWPIFSPGVSEEQAESILRLAVDSGINLFDLSEAHSGTRAEIELGKIIQKAGWKRTSFVIITKIYWSTKSEERGLSRKHIIESVQASLQRLQLPYIDVILVHKADSMCPMEEIVRAMNYVISQGWSMYWGTARWSPVEIMEAYTNCRQFNCVTPIVEQSEYHMFCREKAELYLPEMYNKIGVGFMAWGPLSMCLGDAQNGDKLWIPKGSLKSKSQSYSWIEDEVNKEDEARRLYDKARDISCLAEKLGCNAVQLSIAWSLKHEPVQCLLLGATSPEQLHQSLQALQLLPRLSTGVMLEIERILENKPVRPPPISTLALRXQSACPPGPPSESGVPCGAESPKEEDISMGEEQKESQKISFCEIQXQNENLVTCNQFVNVATSVTDRSPSLTHHETHCNSSVQPLPPHHQLRRVTSSGHRAQGMQKQTKSCHLPATPLNGKQWRHHQHRSVLPTSLLRLESLNVSLESLLFDQAGLDSKFNNSTSATGTIHSTDTTVSTTSCASATGDKQQARQLVDCLKSIDTAMLKERKIRYRISCSFRALDNNCKSLFNFLRGKGSNAVGSTAEALPKDITKGGTTSTAMVAHEPQQPNGLRMLLNRKLLTEPGDNVPLTSCQNVVIDP is encoded by the exons ATGGCTGGCCCACCACTAGCTGGTCGATGGCTTGCT CCTCTGGTTGCAAGAAACAttccggtggtcggtgggtCTGTGGGATTATTAGAAAATTTCGCTCGTTTATTTTGGCCAGAAACAAAGTTAT CGAATATCAAACTGGCTCATCAGTTTTGGTTCTCGTTTCCGCCACCAGGGGCTGGTGGAAGTTCTTCAA GACAAGCTGacgaagagaagcagaaggagcgACAGAAAAATGAATCTTCGGATCGGGAACAGCACCATAAACAGCAGAAGCTGGATGCGGCCAATTGTAAG CGAGAGGCAAGGGAAATACGGCAACTGGACAACGAGTTGCTAAGTCAGCGGCGTGCTCAGGAAAGGGAACGACAGGCACAACTCGGGACGGATCGCCATGCAGCAGCCCTAGCAGCCGCAACGACAggaacaacaccaccaaccctAGCCACGTCGCCCCCATCGAACAGCTCCAGTGAACGGATTGCTCGCCAGCAGGAAACGTTCTATACTGATTTACAAGCTAAAGGTCAACCAAcgatcgaagaagaaaaatcaccGCTCGTTGGTGCTAAAACTCCATTGCTGGAAAAAAGCTCGTTCTGTGGATTGACGGCCCCTTTGATTGAAAATCTGCCAAGTACGACGGTCACCCCGAAAGAG gAAGAACATTTAATACCCGGTTTTGTGCAAGCAACTACCCAGAAAGTACCACCGAAGGACCTCACAGACACCACCAATCTTCAAGAATTTCCCAAGGGACGACAAGATTCaacggaaagtgaaatttcGACAATATACTCACAGTCGCAATCGGATGCCTGTCATAAAATGAT gtgCCGTGCTCCCATAGCTTCGCTGGACTGCATGGAGGAGTTTAGTGGTACTACGGCTCAGCTTGATTTCG GTCGGTCTACGAGCTTGGGTTCAAATCCGGCGATTCAAATTCGCAGTAATGCAACTACCACACCTGGCTTGCGTTATAAAAACCTCGGCAAGAGTGGGCTGCGTGTTTCGAACGTAGGTCTGGGCACATGGCCAATCTTTTCGCCGGGAGTTTCAGAGGAGCAAGCTGAGTCCATTCTTCGTCTTGCCGTCGACAGTGGAATCAATTTGTTCGACCTCTCAGAGGCACACTCAG GAACACGAGCGGAAATAGAACTTGGAAAAATCATTCAGAAAGCCGGATGGAAGCGTACCAGTTTTGTCATAATAACAAAAATCTATTGGAGCACCAA GTCCGAAGAGCGAGGATTATCGAGAAAACATATTATAGAAAGTGTCCAAGCCAGTCTGCAAAGGTTGCAGCTGCCGTACATCGACGTCATCTTGGTACACAAGGCTGACTCTATGTGCCCTATGGAAG AGATTGTTCGTGCCATGAACTATGTTATATCTCAAGGATGGTCAATGTACTGGGGAACGGCAAGATGGTCGCCTGTCGAG ATCATGGAAGCGTACACCAACTGCCGGCAGTTTAACTGCGTAACACCGATAGTAGAACAGTCGGAGTACCATATGTTCTGTCGGGAAAAAGCGGAACTATATCTGCCGGAAATGTACAACAAAATTGGGGTCGGTTTTATGGCCTGGGGACCGCTTTCTATGTGCCTGGGTGATGCACAGAACGGCGACAAGCTATGGATTCCTAAGGGATCGCTTAAAAGCAAAAGTCAAAGCTATTCTTGGATTGAGGATGAAGTGAACAAAGAG GATGAGGCACGTCGTTTGTACGATAAGGCGCGAGATATCAGCTGTTTGGCGGAAAAGTTGGGTTGTAATGCGGTACAGTTGTCCATTGCGTGGTCTCTCAAGCACGAACCGGTACAGTGTTTGCTGCTAGGTGCAACTTCGCCGGAGCAGTTGCATCAAAGTCTACAAGCCCTGCAG TTGCTACCACGGCTGTCGACCGGTGTGATGCTGGAGATAGAGCGTATACTAGAGAACAAACCCGTACGCCCGCCTCCGATATCGACACTTGCCCTACGGTGACAATCAGCCTGCCCCCCGGGGCCTCCTAGCGAAAGCGGAGTTCCGTGTGGGGCAGAATCACCGAAAGAGGAAGACATCAGCATGGGTGAGGAGCAGAAAGAATCGCAAAAGATTAGCTTCTGCGAAATTCAGTGACAAAACGAGAATTTAGTAACTTGTAACCAATTTGTAAACGTCGCCACTAGTGTTACGGACCGTAGCCCATCACTAACGCATCACGAAACGCATTGCAACTCGTCGGTGCAGCCGCTGCCTCCTCACCATCAGCTGCGTCGCGTTACCAGCAGCGGGCATCGGGCGCAGGGCATGCAAAAGCAGACGAAAAGCTGCCACCTACCGGCGACACCGCTTAATGGCAAGCAATGGaggcaccatcagcatcgaagCGTACTGCCTACGAGTCTTCTGCGCCTTGAATCGCTAAACGTTAGTTTGGAAAGTCTACTGTTCGATCAGGCTGGTTTAGATAGCAAATTTAACAATTCCACTAGCGCAACTGGTACGATCCATTCGACAGATACCACGGTCAGCACCACTAGCTGTGCTAGTGCAACTGGTGATAAGCAGCAGGCACGCCAGCTGGTGGACTGTTTGAAGTCAATCGACACAGCCATGCTGAAGGAGCGCAAGATCAGGTACAGGATCTCCTGCAGCTTCCGAGCCCTGGACAACAATTGCAAATCGTTGTTTAACTTTCTGCGCGGCAAAGGATCAAATGCGGTCGGTTCAACTGCAGAAGCTCTTCCGAAGGACATAACAAAAGGGGGCACAACTTCGACCGCTATGGTAGCGCACGAACCACAACAACCGAACGGGCTACGAATGCTGTTGAATCGGAAGTTGCTAACCGAACCAGGCGACAATGTTCCTTTGACTTCTTGTCAAAATGTGGTTATCGATCCGTGA
- the LOC126575574 gene encoding uncharacterized protein LOC126575574, which produces MASTKPKHKYEKMNPEQSIKLIEAVQKFPWLWKKGNKDYKNINRQEQAWTIIADELLISVDDAKRQWKALLANFRVYKAKVKKSQVTGSGRDEIYTPRWFAYESMLFVSESSDVVKTTDTIGQAHHIPSTSHSINARAMQSTVTSQVPCSSQNIPQRSASPCHDLEIIPDVWGIADSPSTDIFSSFNDELSNADSNQQPSTSTQRAPTPPVASTSKKRQRRQRANDNNDNELTTSLQALVDITNRHMQQTSSRIASDVASWIDGFDSRVQTLVIGKLYQAMHRIETDINERNESTD; this is translated from the exons TACGAAAAGATG AACCCTgagcaatcaatcaaattgatTGAGGCTGTACAAAAGTTCCCATGGCTatggaagaaaggaaacaaagatTATAAGAACATCAATAGACAAGAACAAGCATGGACTATAATAGCAGATGAGTTATTGATCAGCGTGGACGATGCTAAACGCCAGTGGAAGGCCCTGCTGGCTAACTTTCGTGTATATAAggcgaaagtgaagaaaagcCAGGTGACTGGGTCAG GACGCGACGAAATTTATACACCACGTTGGTTCGCCTACGAGTCAATGCTGTTCGTAAGCGAGTCTTCGGATGTGGTGAAAACAACGGACACA aTTGGACAAGCGCATCACATTCCATCAACATCACATTCCATCAACGCAAGAGCGATGCAATCGACGGTCACATCACAAGTTCCCTGCTCATCACAGAACATTCCTCAGCGATCGGCTTCTCCATGTCATGATTTAGAAATCATTCCCGATGTGTGGGGAATTGCAGATAGCCCATCGACAGATatattttcttccttcaatgACGAGCTATCCAATGCCGATTCAAATCAGCAACCCTCTACATCGACACAGCGTGCACCCACTCCCCCCGTTGCATCAACATCCAAAAAGAGGCAGCGTAGACAACGTGCAAACGATAATAACGACAACGAACTCACAACATCACTGCAGGCACTAGTCGATATTACTAATCGACACATGCAGCAAACATCCTCAAGAATTGCTAGCGATGTTGCAAGTTGGATTGATGGCTTTGACAGTCGAGTTCAAACCTTGGTAATAGGAAAGCTTTACCAAGCTATGCACAGAATCGAAACTGATATTAATGAACGCAACGAATCAACTGATTAG